In the Malania oleifera isolate guangnan ecotype guangnan chromosome 1, ASM2987363v1, whole genome shotgun sequence genome, one interval contains:
- the LOC131146543 gene encoding dol-P-Man:Man(6)GlcNAc(2)-PP-Dol alpha-1,2-mannosyltransferase isoform X1: MALSARQRRPLPSDLSSTSRLRAEPYSKVDKAGKSGGGEEQDKGLGWLLPLMSLGILRYMSATTNIIHDCDEVFNYWEPLHYLLFKSGFQTWEYSSHFALRSYLYINFHELVGRPASWLFSEEKVRVFFAVRIFLGFLSVIADSVLIVALSRKYGKRIASYALAMLCLTSGCFFASTSFLPSSFSMYAISLSSGLFLLEKPAMAVSVAAAGVILGWPFSILAFLPVTLYSLARRFKQAFLSGAVTSVALLIFSLLVDYYYYRRWTSSILNLLVYNVLGGGESHLYGTEGALYYLRNGFNNFNFCFIFALLFLAILPIVKRKYAPDLLVVVAPIYIWLGFMSLQPHKEERFLYPIYPLVCVSASAVIESFPDFFRDKYTPSDSSLLVKIVKCLRPVVLAMILCASHARTFSLINGYGAPLEIYKHLEHHEDVGMGLPYNAGSVVCVGSEWHRFPSSFFIPDYVAEVRWLDDGFRGLLPFPFNSSLGGTSAAPPYFNDKNKASDEQYLRDHEACTFLVELQLQRPYPSRGSDLSTWEVVAALPYLDRDLSPPMYRSFFIPNLWQQKNVFGMYKLLKRIRT, from the exons ATGGCTCTTTCGGCGAGGCAGAGGCGACCTCTGCCGTCGGATCTTTCATCGACATCGCGGCTGCGGGCGGAACCATACTCGAAGGTGGACAAGGCGGGGAAATCGGGCGGCGGGGAAGAGCAGGACAAGGGGTTGGGGTGGCTCTTGCCGTTGATGTCTCTGGGGATTCTGAGGTACATGAGCGCGACCACCAACATCATCCATGACTGTGATGAGGTCTTCAATTACTGGGAGCCTCTCCACTACCTCCTTTTCAAATCTGGCTTCCAAACTTGGGAATACAg CTCCCATTTTGCACTTCGATCATATTTATACATCAACTTTCATGAACTAGTGGGTAGACCGGCTTCCTGGTTGTTCAGTGAGGAGAAA GTCAGAGTATTTTTTGCTGTAAGGATTTTCCTTGGTTTTCTCTCTGTAATTGCAGATAGCGTCTTGATTGTTGCACTTTCCAGGAAGTATGGAAAACGCATTGCATCTTATGCACTTGCAATGCTATGTCTAACCAGTGGTTGTTTTTTTGCCAGCACGA GTTTCTTGCCGAGCTCATTCTCTATGTATGCCATCAGTCTCTCATCAGGATTATTCCTTCTTGAAAAGCCTGCTATGGCTGTTTCAGTTGCTGCTGCTGGTGTTATCCTTGGGTGGCCATTCTCAATCTTGGCCTTTCTACCTGTCACATTGTACTCTTTAGCTAGAAGATTTAAACAAGCATTTCTTTCAGGGGCAGTTACTTCTGTTGCTCTTCTT ATATTCTCACTTCTTGTTGACTACTATTACTATAGAAGGTGGACATCGTCTATTTTGAATTTATTGGTATACAATGTCTTAGGAGGCGGTGAGAGTCATCTATACGGGACTGAAGGGGCATTGTATTATTTAAGGAATGGATTTAACAATTTCAACTTTTGTTTCATTTTTGCTTTACTGTTCTTGGCTATTTTGCCAATTGTGAAGAGGAAATATGCCCCAGATCTACTGGTCGTGGTTGCACCTATTTATATTTGGCTGGGATTCATGTCCTTGCAGCCGCACAAAGAAGAAAG GTTTCTGTATCCAATATACCCACTTGTTTGTGTTTCTGCTTCAGCCGTAATCGAGAGCTTTCCAGATTTTTTCCGAGACAAGTATACTCCCAGTGATTCTTCTCTTCTAGTAAAG ATAGTCAAATGTCTTCGACCTGTGGTACTCGCTATGATTTTATGCGCCTCCCATGCTCGTACATTTTCCTTGATTAATGGTTATGGTGCTCCTTTGGAGATTTACAAGCACTTAGAGCACCATGAAGATGTCGGAATGG GCCTCCCATATAATGCAGGCTCTGTAGTTTGTGTTGGAAGTGAATGGCACCGCTTCCCGTCATCGTTTTTCATTCCTGATTATGTGGCTGAAGTTCGATGGCTTGATGATGGGTTCAGAGGGCTCCTTCcattcccatttaattcttcactGGGTGGGACTTCAGCGGCACCGCCTTATTTTAATGACAAAAACAAGGCATCGGATGAGCAATAT CTCCGAGATCATGAAGCTTGTACTTTCCTTGTTGAGTTACAGCTTCAACGGCCTTACCCTTCTCGAGGGAGTGACTTATCCACGTGGGAg GTTGTTGCGGCGTTGCCTTACCTAGACAGGGACCTCTCCCCTCCCATGTACCGATCGTTCTTCATCCCCAACCTCTGGCAGCAGAAGAATGTGTTTGGCATGTACAAACTGCTTAAAAGAATACGAACATGA
- the LOC131146543 gene encoding dol-P-Man:Man(6)GlcNAc(2)-PP-Dol alpha-1,2-mannosyltransferase isoform X2 translates to MALSARQRRPLPSDLSSTSRLRAEPYSKVDKAGKSGGGEEQDKGLGWLLPLMSLGILRYMSATTNIIHDCDEVFNYWEPLHYLLFKSGFQTWEYSSHFALRSYLYINFHELVGRPASWLFSEEKVRVFFAVRIFLGFLSVIADSVLIVALSRKYGKRIASYALAMLCLTSGCFFASTSFLPSSFSMYAISLSSGLFLLEKPAMAVSVAAAGVILGWPFSILAFLPVTLYSLARRFKQAFLSGAVTSVALLIFSLLVDYYYYRRWTSSILNLLVYNVLGGGESHLYGTEGALYYLRNGFNNFNFCFIFALLFLAILPIVKRKYAPDLLVVVAPIYIWLGFMSLQPHKEERFLYPIYPLVCVSASAVIESFPDFFRDKYTPSDSSLLVKIVKCLRPVVLAMILCASHARTFSLINGYGAPLEIYKHLEHHEDVGMGSVVCVGSEWHRFPSSFFIPDYVAEVRWLDDGFRGLLPFPFNSSLGGTSAAPPYFNDKNKASDEQYLRDHEACTFLVELQLQRPYPSRGSDLSTWEVVAALPYLDRDLSPPMYRSFFIPNLWQQKNVFGMYKLLKRIRT, encoded by the exons ATGGCTCTTTCGGCGAGGCAGAGGCGACCTCTGCCGTCGGATCTTTCATCGACATCGCGGCTGCGGGCGGAACCATACTCGAAGGTGGACAAGGCGGGGAAATCGGGCGGCGGGGAAGAGCAGGACAAGGGGTTGGGGTGGCTCTTGCCGTTGATGTCTCTGGGGATTCTGAGGTACATGAGCGCGACCACCAACATCATCCATGACTGTGATGAGGTCTTCAATTACTGGGAGCCTCTCCACTACCTCCTTTTCAAATCTGGCTTCCAAACTTGGGAATACAg CTCCCATTTTGCACTTCGATCATATTTATACATCAACTTTCATGAACTAGTGGGTAGACCGGCTTCCTGGTTGTTCAGTGAGGAGAAA GTCAGAGTATTTTTTGCTGTAAGGATTTTCCTTGGTTTTCTCTCTGTAATTGCAGATAGCGTCTTGATTGTTGCACTTTCCAGGAAGTATGGAAAACGCATTGCATCTTATGCACTTGCAATGCTATGTCTAACCAGTGGTTGTTTTTTTGCCAGCACGA GTTTCTTGCCGAGCTCATTCTCTATGTATGCCATCAGTCTCTCATCAGGATTATTCCTTCTTGAAAAGCCTGCTATGGCTGTTTCAGTTGCTGCTGCTGGTGTTATCCTTGGGTGGCCATTCTCAATCTTGGCCTTTCTACCTGTCACATTGTACTCTTTAGCTAGAAGATTTAAACAAGCATTTCTTTCAGGGGCAGTTACTTCTGTTGCTCTTCTT ATATTCTCACTTCTTGTTGACTACTATTACTATAGAAGGTGGACATCGTCTATTTTGAATTTATTGGTATACAATGTCTTAGGAGGCGGTGAGAGTCATCTATACGGGACTGAAGGGGCATTGTATTATTTAAGGAATGGATTTAACAATTTCAACTTTTGTTTCATTTTTGCTTTACTGTTCTTGGCTATTTTGCCAATTGTGAAGAGGAAATATGCCCCAGATCTACTGGTCGTGGTTGCACCTATTTATATTTGGCTGGGATTCATGTCCTTGCAGCCGCACAAAGAAGAAAG GTTTCTGTATCCAATATACCCACTTGTTTGTGTTTCTGCTTCAGCCGTAATCGAGAGCTTTCCAGATTTTTTCCGAGACAAGTATACTCCCAGTGATTCTTCTCTTCTAGTAAAG ATAGTCAAATGTCTTCGACCTGTGGTACTCGCTATGATTTTATGCGCCTCCCATGCTCGTACATTTTCCTTGATTAATGGTTATGGTGCTCCTTTGGAGATTTACAAGCACTTAGAGCACCATGAAGATGTCGGAATGG GCTCTGTAGTTTGTGTTGGAAGTGAATGGCACCGCTTCCCGTCATCGTTTTTCATTCCTGATTATGTGGCTGAAGTTCGATGGCTTGATGATGGGTTCAGAGGGCTCCTTCcattcccatttaattcttcactGGGTGGGACTTCAGCGGCACCGCCTTATTTTAATGACAAAAACAAGGCATCGGATGAGCAATAT CTCCGAGATCATGAAGCTTGTACTTTCCTTGTTGAGTTACAGCTTCAACGGCCTTACCCTTCTCGAGGGAGTGACTTATCCACGTGGGAg GTTGTTGCGGCGTTGCCTTACCTAGACAGGGACCTCTCCCCTCCCATGTACCGATCGTTCTTCATCCCCAACCTCTGGCAGCAGAAGAATGTGTTTGGCATGTACAAACTGCTTAAAAGAATACGAACATGA